A single Oncorhynchus mykiss isolate Arlee chromosome 22, USDA_OmykA_1.1, whole genome shotgun sequence DNA region contains:
- the LOC110501335 gene encoding POU domain, class 2, transcription factor 1 isoform X1, giving the protein MADGGAASQDESSGPDSRMSNPSETSKCAMESQSGDGNTGVQTNGLDFQRQTVQATNAITNAHAQALLQQSKSEDSGAIPTSVQQGVLPQAQLMLAGGQIAGLTLSPAQQQMLLQQAQAQLLAAAMQQQSASQQSSTTGASISASAATPITQLPLSQPVQITSIPSVSTHLPGQLSQLGYPYEMATFSSYLPQLQQLQQQNLTMPQFVLVQPGHHIATQLQPGQFIISQTPQGQQSMYTTQSFLQAHNLLTQLPQSQANLLQTQPSINLASQPATPSHTIAATPIQPLSHSQTPPKRLDTPSLEEPSDLEELEQFAKTFKQRRIKLGFTQGDVGLAMGKLYGNDFSQTTISRFEALNLSFKNMCKLKPLLEKWLNDAVCAENLSSDLALSSPCGLGSPGLGMEGLNRRRKKRTSIETNIRVALEKSFLEQNQKPTSEEITIIADQLNMEKEVIRVWFCNRRQKEKRINPPSSGHSITGTGSTPIKTIFTPNSPLVASTASLVTSNTPTTLTLNPVMPLTSTSVSGLTLTGTTIGATTNTASVISTAPMVTAVTSSTSLSPSPTALQATAAETDGTQEHTVVMQAPSSLATNLGTGQVMVAGPGLSAALQGAAQLPTSSSYASMAGLNPGLMASSQFTPGGALLSLAPGGLGGAINPAMLSNSTLATIQGLWSALASGGTLPITSLDGSGNLLFANTSSGSTPNLVQPLFLNPQNLSLLTSNPVSLVSAGAAGGGALQVTANHQVTTATVPVPASTITTASKAQ; this is encoded by the exons TCCAAGTCTGAAGACTCGGGTGCAATTCCGACCTCCGTCCAGCAGGGGGTGCTGCCTCAGGCCCAGCTCATGCTGGCTGGGGGACAGATAGCTGGA TTGACCCTGTCTCCAGCGCAGCAGCAGATGTTGTTgcagcaggcccaggcccagcTCTTGGCAGCAGCCATGCAGCAGCAATCAGCCAGCCAGCAGAGCAGCACCACGGGGGCCAGCATCTCTGCCTCCGCAGCCACCCCCATCACACAGCTGCCCCTGTCCCAGCCCGTCCAGATCACCTCT attccctctgtctctacTCATCTCCCAGGCCAGCTAAGCCAGCTGGGATACCCGTATGAGATGGCGACCTTCAGCAGTTACCTACCT CAGTTACAGCAGCTGCAGCAGCAGAACCTAACCATGCCCCAGTTTGTCCTGGTTCAACCTGGCCACCACATCGCCACCCAGCTGCAGCCTGGCCAGTTCATCATCTCACAGACGCCGCAGGGCCAGCAGAGTATGTACACAACGCAGA GTTTCCTGCAAGCCCATAATCTTCTAACTCAACTACCTCAAAGCCAAGCCAACCTCCTGCAGACTCAGCCAAGCATCAACCTTGCCTCACAG CCAGCGACTCCGTCCCACACTATAGCAGCCACGCCCATCCAGCCCCTGTCCCACAGTCAGACCCCGCCCAAACGCCTGGACACACCCAGTCTGGAGGAGCCCAGCGACCTGGAGGAGCTGGAACAGTTCGCTAAGACCTTCAAACAGAGACGCATTAAACTGGGCTTCACACAG gGGGATGTTGGTCTGGCCATGGGCAAGCTGTATGGTAACGACTTCAGCCAGACCACCATTTCCCGCTTCGAGGCCTTGAACCTCAGCTTTAAGAACATGTGCAAGCTGAAGCCACTTCTGGAGAAGTGGCTCAACGATGCAG TTTGTGCAGAGAATCTGTCGTCTGACCTGGCCCTGTCCAGCCCTTGCGGCCTGGGGTCCCCCGGTCTGGGCATGGAGGGGCTCAACCGCCGACGCAAGAAGAGGACCAGCATCGAGACCAACATCCGCGTGGCCTTAGAAAAGAGCTTTCTGGAG CAGAACCAAAAACCTACCTCTGAGGAGATCACCATAATTGCTGACCAGCTcaacatggagaaggaggtgatCCGGGTGTGGTTCTGTAACCGTCGGCAAAAAGAGAAGCGGATCAACCCCCCCAGCAGCGGACACAGCATCACAGGGACAGGCAGCACCCCCATCAAAACCATCTTCACCCCCAATAGCCCCTTG GTGGCCAGTACGGCGAGCCTTGTGACCAGTAACACACCAACCACACTCACTTTAAACCCAGTGATGCCTCTCACCAGCACCAGCGTCTCCGGCCTGACCTTGACAG GCACGACGATCGGAGCGACCACAAACACGGCATCTGTCATCTCTACGGCACCCATGGTTACCGCGGTGACCAGCTCCACCTCGCTAAGCCCCTCCCCCACGGCCCTCCAGGCCACGGCAGCGGAGACGGATGGAACCCAGGAGCACACGGTGGTCATGCAGGCGCCATCGTCACTAGCAACCAATCTGGGGACAGGTCAGGTGATGGTGGCTGGACCGGGGCTGTCAGCGGCCCTGCAAGGAGCTGCCCAGTTACCCACCAGTTCTAGTTACGCCTCCATGGCTGGCCTTAACCCAGGACTGATGGCATCCTCACAGTTCACTCCTGG GGGGGCCTTGCTGAGCTTAGCTCCGGGTGGGCTTGGAGGGGCTATAAACCCCGCCATGTTGAGCAACAGCACCCTGGCCACCATCCAAGGTCTATGGAGCG CTCTGGCATCGGGTGGCACTCTCCCCATCACCTCGCTGGATGGGAGTGGTAACCTGCTGTTTGCTAACACCTCGTCCGGCAGCACCCCCAACCTGGTGCAGCCCCTCTTCCTGAACCCCCAGAACCTGTCCCTGCTCACCAGCAACCCCGTCAGCCTGGTGTCGGCCGGAGCCGCCGGGGGAGGGGCCCTGCAGGTCACAGCCAACCACCAGGTCACCACAGCGACCGTCCCAGTGCCCGCCTCCACCATCACCACTGCCTCCAAGGCCCAGTGA
- the LOC110501335 gene encoding POU domain, class 2, transcription factor 1 isoform X13, translating into MLAGGQIAGLTLSPAQQQMLLQQAQAQLLAAAMQQQSASQQSSTTGASISASAATPITQLPLSQPVQITSIPSVSTHLPGQLSQLGYPYEMATFSSYLPQLQQLQQQNLTMPQFVLVQPGHHIATQLQPGQFIISQTPQGQQSMYTTQSFLQAHNLLTQLPQSQANLLQTQPSINLASQPATPSHTIAATPIQPLSHSQTPPKRLDTPSLEEPSDLEELEQFAKTFKQRRIKLGFTQGDVGLAMGKLYGNDFSQTTISRFEALNLSFKNMCKLKPLLEKWLNDAVCAENLSSDLALSSPCGLGSPGLGMEGLNRRRKKRTSIETNIRVALEKSFLEQNQKPTSEEITIIADQLNMEKEVIRVWFCNRRQKEKRINPPSSGHSITGTGSTPIKTIFTPNSPLVASTASLVTSNTPTTLTLNPVMPLTSTSVSGLTLTGTTIGATTNTASVISTAPMVTAVTSSTSLSPSPTALQATAAETDGTQEHTVVMQAPSSLATNLGTGQVMVAGPGLSAALQGAAQLPTSSSYASMAGLNPGLMASSQFTPGGALLSLAPGGLGGAINPAMLSNSTLATIQGLWSALASGGTLPITSLDGSGNLLFANTSSGSTPNLVQPLFLNPQNLSLLTSNPVSLVSAGAAGGGALQVTANHQVTTATVPVPASTITTASKAQ; encoded by the exons ATGCTGGCTGGGGGACAGATAGCTGGA TTGACCCTGTCTCCAGCGCAGCAGCAGATGTTGTTgcagcaggcccaggcccagcTCTTGGCAGCAGCCATGCAGCAGCAATCAGCCAGCCAGCAGAGCAGCACCACGGGGGCCAGCATCTCTGCCTCCGCAGCCACCCCCATCACACAGCTGCCCCTGTCCCAGCCCGTCCAGATCACCTCT attccctctgtctctacTCATCTCCCAGGCCAGCTAAGCCAGCTGGGATACCCGTATGAGATGGCGACCTTCAGCAGTTACCTACCT CAGTTACAGCAGCTGCAGCAGCAGAACCTAACCATGCCCCAGTTTGTCCTGGTTCAACCTGGCCACCACATCGCCACCCAGCTGCAGCCTGGCCAGTTCATCATCTCACAGACGCCGCAGGGCCAGCAGAGTATGTACACAACGCAGA GTTTCCTGCAAGCCCATAATCTTCTAACTCAACTACCTCAAAGCCAAGCCAACCTCCTGCAGACTCAGCCAAGCATCAACCTTGCCTCACAG CCAGCGACTCCGTCCCACACTATAGCAGCCACGCCCATCCAGCCCCTGTCCCACAGTCAGACCCCGCCCAAACGCCTGGACACACCCAGTCTGGAGGAGCCCAGCGACCTGGAGGAGCTGGAACAGTTCGCTAAGACCTTCAAACAGAGACGCATTAAACTGGGCTTCACACAG gGGGATGTTGGTCTGGCCATGGGCAAGCTGTATGGTAACGACTTCAGCCAGACCACCATTTCCCGCTTCGAGGCCTTGAACCTCAGCTTTAAGAACATGTGCAAGCTGAAGCCACTTCTGGAGAAGTGGCTCAACGATGCAG TTTGTGCAGAGAATCTGTCGTCTGACCTGGCCCTGTCCAGCCCTTGCGGCCTGGGGTCCCCCGGTCTGGGCATGGAGGGGCTCAACCGCCGACGCAAGAAGAGGACCAGCATCGAGACCAACATCCGCGTGGCCTTAGAAAAGAGCTTTCTGGAG CAGAACCAAAAACCTACCTCTGAGGAGATCACCATAATTGCTGACCAGCTcaacatggagaaggaggtgatCCGGGTGTGGTTCTGTAACCGTCGGCAAAAAGAGAAGCGGATCAACCCCCCCAGCAGCGGACACAGCATCACAGGGACAGGCAGCACCCCCATCAAAACCATCTTCACCCCCAATAGCCCCTTG GTGGCCAGTACGGCGAGCCTTGTGACCAGTAACACACCAACCACACTCACTTTAAACCCAGTGATGCCTCTCACCAGCACCAGCGTCTCCGGCCTGACCTTGACAG GCACGACGATCGGAGCGACCACAAACACGGCATCTGTCATCTCTACGGCACCCATGGTTACCGCGGTGACCAGCTCCACCTCGCTAAGCCCCTCCCCCACGGCCCTCCAGGCCACGGCAGCGGAGACGGATGGAACCCAGGAGCACACGGTGGTCATGCAGGCGCCATCGTCACTAGCAACCAATCTGGGGACAGGTCAGGTGATGGTGGCTGGACCGGGGCTGTCAGCGGCCCTGCAAGGAGCTGCCCAGTTACCCACCAGTTCTAGTTACGCCTCCATGGCTGGCCTTAACCCAGGACTGATGGCATCCTCACAGTTCACTCCTGG GGGGGCCTTGCTGAGCTTAGCTCCGGGTGGGCTTGGAGGGGCTATAAACCCCGCCATGTTGAGCAACAGCACCCTGGCCACCATCCAAGGTCTATGGAGCG CTCTGGCATCGGGTGGCACTCTCCCCATCACCTCGCTGGATGGGAGTGGTAACCTGCTGTTTGCTAACACCTCGTCCGGCAGCACCCCCAACCTGGTGCAGCCCCTCTTCCTGAACCCCCAGAACCTGTCCCTGCTCACCAGCAACCCCGTCAGCCTGGTGTCGGCCGGAGCCGCCGGGGGAGGGGCCCTGCAGGTCACAGCCAACCACCAGGTCACCACAGCGACCGTCCCAGTGCCCGCCTCCACCATCACCACTGCCTCCAAGGCCCAGTGA
- the LOC110501335 gene encoding POU domain, class 2, transcription factor 1 isoform X7 codes for MLENTGSTEVGVQTNGLDFQRQTVQATNAITNAHAQALLQQSKSEDSGAIPTSVQQGVLPQAQLMLAGGQIAGLTLSPAQQQMLLQQAQAQLLAAAMQQQSASQQSSTTGASISASAATPITQLPLSQPVQITSIPSVSTHLPGQLSQLGYPYEMATFSSYLPQLQQLQQQNLTMPQFVLVQPGHHIATQLQPGQFIISQTPQGQQSMYTTQSFLQAHNLLTQLPQSQANLLQTQPSINLASQPATPSHTIAATPIQPLSHSQTPPKRLDTPSLEEPSDLEELEQFAKTFKQRRIKLGFTQGDVGLAMGKLYGNDFSQTTISRFEALNLSFKNMCKLKPLLEKWLNDAVCAENLSSDLALSSPCGLGSPGLGMEGLNRRRKKRTSIETNIRVALEKSFLEQNQKPTSEEITIIADQLNMEKEVIRVWFCNRRQKEKRINPPSSGHSITGTGSTPIKTIFTPNSPLVASTASLVTSNTPTTLTLNPVMPLTSTSVSGLTLTGTTIGATTNTASVISTAPMVTAVTSSTSLSPSPTALQATAAETDGTQEHTVVMQAPSSLATNLGTGQVMVAGPGLSAALQGAAQLPTSSSYASMAGLNPGLMASSQFTPGGALLSLAPGGLGGAINPAMLSNSTLATIQGLWSALASGGTLPITSLDGSGNLLFANTSSGSTPNLVQPLFLNPQNLSLLTSNPVSLVSAGAAGGGALQVTANHQVTTATVPVPASTITTASKAQ; via the exons TCCAAGTCTGAAGACTCGGGTGCAATTCCGACCTCCGTCCAGCAGGGGGTGCTGCCTCAGGCCCAGCTCATGCTGGCTGGGGGACAGATAGCTGGA TTGACCCTGTCTCCAGCGCAGCAGCAGATGTTGTTgcagcaggcccaggcccagcTCTTGGCAGCAGCCATGCAGCAGCAATCAGCCAGCCAGCAGAGCAGCACCACGGGGGCCAGCATCTCTGCCTCCGCAGCCACCCCCATCACACAGCTGCCCCTGTCCCAGCCCGTCCAGATCACCTCT attccctctgtctctacTCATCTCCCAGGCCAGCTAAGCCAGCTGGGATACCCGTATGAGATGGCGACCTTCAGCAGTTACCTACCT CAGTTACAGCAGCTGCAGCAGCAGAACCTAACCATGCCCCAGTTTGTCCTGGTTCAACCTGGCCACCACATCGCCACCCAGCTGCAGCCTGGCCAGTTCATCATCTCACAGACGCCGCAGGGCCAGCAGAGTATGTACACAACGCAGA GTTTCCTGCAAGCCCATAATCTTCTAACTCAACTACCTCAAAGCCAAGCCAACCTCCTGCAGACTCAGCCAAGCATCAACCTTGCCTCACAG CCAGCGACTCCGTCCCACACTATAGCAGCCACGCCCATCCAGCCCCTGTCCCACAGTCAGACCCCGCCCAAACGCCTGGACACACCCAGTCTGGAGGAGCCCAGCGACCTGGAGGAGCTGGAACAGTTCGCTAAGACCTTCAAACAGAGACGCATTAAACTGGGCTTCACACAG gGGGATGTTGGTCTGGCCATGGGCAAGCTGTATGGTAACGACTTCAGCCAGACCACCATTTCCCGCTTCGAGGCCTTGAACCTCAGCTTTAAGAACATGTGCAAGCTGAAGCCACTTCTGGAGAAGTGGCTCAACGATGCAG TTTGTGCAGAGAATCTGTCGTCTGACCTGGCCCTGTCCAGCCCTTGCGGCCTGGGGTCCCCCGGTCTGGGCATGGAGGGGCTCAACCGCCGACGCAAGAAGAGGACCAGCATCGAGACCAACATCCGCGTGGCCTTAGAAAAGAGCTTTCTGGAG CAGAACCAAAAACCTACCTCTGAGGAGATCACCATAATTGCTGACCAGCTcaacatggagaaggaggtgatCCGGGTGTGGTTCTGTAACCGTCGGCAAAAAGAGAAGCGGATCAACCCCCCCAGCAGCGGACACAGCATCACAGGGACAGGCAGCACCCCCATCAAAACCATCTTCACCCCCAATAGCCCCTTG GTGGCCAGTACGGCGAGCCTTGTGACCAGTAACACACCAACCACACTCACTTTAAACCCAGTGATGCCTCTCACCAGCACCAGCGTCTCCGGCCTGACCTTGACAG GCACGACGATCGGAGCGACCACAAACACGGCATCTGTCATCTCTACGGCACCCATGGTTACCGCGGTGACCAGCTCCACCTCGCTAAGCCCCTCCCCCACGGCCCTCCAGGCCACGGCAGCGGAGACGGATGGAACCCAGGAGCACACGGTGGTCATGCAGGCGCCATCGTCACTAGCAACCAATCTGGGGACAGGTCAGGTGATGGTGGCTGGACCGGGGCTGTCAGCGGCCCTGCAAGGAGCTGCCCAGTTACCCACCAGTTCTAGTTACGCCTCCATGGCTGGCCTTAACCCAGGACTGATGGCATCCTCACAGTTCACTCCTGG GGGGGCCTTGCTGAGCTTAGCTCCGGGTGGGCTTGGAGGGGCTATAAACCCCGCCATGTTGAGCAACAGCACCCTGGCCACCATCCAAGGTCTATGGAGCG CTCTGGCATCGGGTGGCACTCTCCCCATCACCTCGCTGGATGGGAGTGGTAACCTGCTGTTTGCTAACACCTCGTCCGGCAGCACCCCCAACCTGGTGCAGCCCCTCTTCCTGAACCCCCAGAACCTGTCCCTGCTCACCAGCAACCCCGTCAGCCTGGTGTCGGCCGGAGCCGCCGGGGGAGGGGCCCTGCAGGTCACAGCCAACCACCAGGTCACCACAGCGACCGTCCCAGTGCCCGCCTCCACCATCACCACTGCCTCCAAGGCCCAGTGA
- the LOC110501335 gene encoding POU domain, class 2, transcription factor 1 isoform X3, whose product MLENTGSTEVDSRMSNPSETSKCAMESQSGDGNTGVQTNGLDFQRQTVQATNAITNAHAQALLQQSKSEDSGAIPTSVQQGVLPQAQLMLAGGQIAGLTLSPAQQQMLLQQAQAQLLAAAMQQQSASQQSSTTGASISASAATPITQLPLSQPVQITSIPSVSTHLPGQLSQLGYPYEMATFSSYLPQLQQLQQQNLTMPQFVLVQPGHHIATQLQPGQFIISQTPQGQQSMYTTQSFLQAHNLLTQLPQSQANLLQTQPSINLASQPATPSHTIAATPIQPLSHSQTPPKRLDTPSLEEPSDLEELEQFAKTFKQRRIKLGFTQGDVGLAMGKLYGNDFSQTTISRFEALNLSFKNMCKLKPLLEKWLNDAVCAENLSSDLALSSPCGLGSPGLGMEGLNRRRKKRTSIETNIRVALEKSFLEQNQKPTSEEITIIADQLNMEKEVIRVWFCNRRQKEKRINPPSSGHSITGTGSTPIKTIFTPNSPLVASTASLVTSNTPTTLTLNPVMPLTSTSVSGLTLTGTTIGATTNTASVISTAPMVTAVTSSTSLSPSPTALQATAAETDGTQEHTVVMQAPSSLATNLGTGQVMVAGPGLSAALQGAAQLPTSSSYASMAGLNPGLMASSQFTPGGALLSLAPGGLGGAINPAMLSNSTLATIQGLWSALASGGTLPITSLDGSGNLLFANTSSGSTPNLVQPLFLNPQNLSLLTSNPVSLVSAGAAGGGALQVTANHQVTTATVPVPASTITTASKAQ is encoded by the exons TCCAAGTCTGAAGACTCGGGTGCAATTCCGACCTCCGTCCAGCAGGGGGTGCTGCCTCAGGCCCAGCTCATGCTGGCTGGGGGACAGATAGCTGGA TTGACCCTGTCTCCAGCGCAGCAGCAGATGTTGTTgcagcaggcccaggcccagcTCTTGGCAGCAGCCATGCAGCAGCAATCAGCCAGCCAGCAGAGCAGCACCACGGGGGCCAGCATCTCTGCCTCCGCAGCCACCCCCATCACACAGCTGCCCCTGTCCCAGCCCGTCCAGATCACCTCT attccctctgtctctacTCATCTCCCAGGCCAGCTAAGCCAGCTGGGATACCCGTATGAGATGGCGACCTTCAGCAGTTACCTACCT CAGTTACAGCAGCTGCAGCAGCAGAACCTAACCATGCCCCAGTTTGTCCTGGTTCAACCTGGCCACCACATCGCCACCCAGCTGCAGCCTGGCCAGTTCATCATCTCACAGACGCCGCAGGGCCAGCAGAGTATGTACACAACGCAGA GTTTCCTGCAAGCCCATAATCTTCTAACTCAACTACCTCAAAGCCAAGCCAACCTCCTGCAGACTCAGCCAAGCATCAACCTTGCCTCACAG CCAGCGACTCCGTCCCACACTATAGCAGCCACGCCCATCCAGCCCCTGTCCCACAGTCAGACCCCGCCCAAACGCCTGGACACACCCAGTCTGGAGGAGCCCAGCGACCTGGAGGAGCTGGAACAGTTCGCTAAGACCTTCAAACAGAGACGCATTAAACTGGGCTTCACACAG gGGGATGTTGGTCTGGCCATGGGCAAGCTGTATGGTAACGACTTCAGCCAGACCACCATTTCCCGCTTCGAGGCCTTGAACCTCAGCTTTAAGAACATGTGCAAGCTGAAGCCACTTCTGGAGAAGTGGCTCAACGATGCAG TTTGTGCAGAGAATCTGTCGTCTGACCTGGCCCTGTCCAGCCCTTGCGGCCTGGGGTCCCCCGGTCTGGGCATGGAGGGGCTCAACCGCCGACGCAAGAAGAGGACCAGCATCGAGACCAACATCCGCGTGGCCTTAGAAAAGAGCTTTCTGGAG CAGAACCAAAAACCTACCTCTGAGGAGATCACCATAATTGCTGACCAGCTcaacatggagaaggaggtgatCCGGGTGTGGTTCTGTAACCGTCGGCAAAAAGAGAAGCGGATCAACCCCCCCAGCAGCGGACACAGCATCACAGGGACAGGCAGCACCCCCATCAAAACCATCTTCACCCCCAATAGCCCCTTG GTGGCCAGTACGGCGAGCCTTGTGACCAGTAACACACCAACCACACTCACTTTAAACCCAGTGATGCCTCTCACCAGCACCAGCGTCTCCGGCCTGACCTTGACAG GCACGACGATCGGAGCGACCACAAACACGGCATCTGTCATCTCTACGGCACCCATGGTTACCGCGGTGACCAGCTCCACCTCGCTAAGCCCCTCCCCCACGGCCCTCCAGGCCACGGCAGCGGAGACGGATGGAACCCAGGAGCACACGGTGGTCATGCAGGCGCCATCGTCACTAGCAACCAATCTGGGGACAGGTCAGGTGATGGTGGCTGGACCGGGGCTGTCAGCGGCCCTGCAAGGAGCTGCCCAGTTACCCACCAGTTCTAGTTACGCCTCCATGGCTGGCCTTAACCCAGGACTGATGGCATCCTCACAGTTCACTCCTGG GGGGGCCTTGCTGAGCTTAGCTCCGGGTGGGCTTGGAGGGGCTATAAACCCCGCCATGTTGAGCAACAGCACCCTGGCCACCATCCAAGGTCTATGGAGCG CTCTGGCATCGGGTGGCACTCTCCCCATCACCTCGCTGGATGGGAGTGGTAACCTGCTGTTTGCTAACACCTCGTCCGGCAGCACCCCCAACCTGGTGCAGCCCCTCTTCCTGAACCCCCAGAACCTGTCCCTGCTCACCAGCAACCCCGTCAGCCTGGTGTCGGCCGGAGCCGCCGGGGGAGGGGCCCTGCAGGTCACAGCCAACCACCAGGTCACCACAGCGACCGTCCCAGTGCCCGCCTCCACCATCACCACTGCCTCCAAGGCCCAGTGA
- the LOC110501335 gene encoding POU domain, class 2, transcription factor 1 isoform X11 translates to MLENTGSTEVGVQTNGLDFQRQTVQATNAITNAHAQALLQQLTLSPAQQQMLLQQAQAQLLAAAMQQQSASQQSSTTGASISASAATPITQLPLSQPVQITSIPSVSTHLPGQLSQLGYPYEMATFSSYLPQLQQLQQQNLTMPQFVLVQPGHHIATQLQPGQFIISQTPQGQQSMYTTQSFLQAHNLLTQLPQSQANLLQTQPSINLASQPATPSHTIAATPIQPLSHSQTPPKRLDTPSLEEPSDLEELEQFAKTFKQRRIKLGFTQGDVGLAMGKLYGNDFSQTTISRFEALNLSFKNMCKLKPLLEKWLNDAVCAENLSSDLALSSPCGLGSPGLGMEGLNRRRKKRTSIETNIRVALEKSFLEQNQKPTSEEITIIADQLNMEKEVIRVWFCNRRQKEKRINPPSSGHSITGTGSTPIKTIFTPNSPLVASTASLVTSNTPTTLTLNPVMPLTSTSVSGLTLTGTTIGATTNTASVISTAPMVTAVTSSTSLSPSPTALQATAAETDGTQEHTVVMQAPSSLATNLGTGQVMVAGPGLSAALQGAAQLPTSSSYASMAGLNPGLMASSQFTPGGALLSLAPGGLGGAINPAMLSNSTLATIQGLWSALASGGTLPITSLDGSGNLLFANTSSGSTPNLVQPLFLNPQNLSLLTSNPVSLVSAGAAGGGALQVTANHQVTTATVPVPASTITTASKAQ, encoded by the exons TTGACCCTGTCTCCAGCGCAGCAGCAGATGTTGTTgcagcaggcccaggcccagcTCTTGGCAGCAGCCATGCAGCAGCAATCAGCCAGCCAGCAGAGCAGCACCACGGGGGCCAGCATCTCTGCCTCCGCAGCCACCCCCATCACACAGCTGCCCCTGTCCCAGCCCGTCCAGATCACCTCT attccctctgtctctacTCATCTCCCAGGCCAGCTAAGCCAGCTGGGATACCCGTATGAGATGGCGACCTTCAGCAGTTACCTACCT CAGTTACAGCAGCTGCAGCAGCAGAACCTAACCATGCCCCAGTTTGTCCTGGTTCAACCTGGCCACCACATCGCCACCCAGCTGCAGCCTGGCCAGTTCATCATCTCACAGACGCCGCAGGGCCAGCAGAGTATGTACACAACGCAGA GTTTCCTGCAAGCCCATAATCTTCTAACTCAACTACCTCAAAGCCAAGCCAACCTCCTGCAGACTCAGCCAAGCATCAACCTTGCCTCACAG CCAGCGACTCCGTCCCACACTATAGCAGCCACGCCCATCCAGCCCCTGTCCCACAGTCAGACCCCGCCCAAACGCCTGGACACACCCAGTCTGGAGGAGCCCAGCGACCTGGAGGAGCTGGAACAGTTCGCTAAGACCTTCAAACAGAGACGCATTAAACTGGGCTTCACACAG gGGGATGTTGGTCTGGCCATGGGCAAGCTGTATGGTAACGACTTCAGCCAGACCACCATTTCCCGCTTCGAGGCCTTGAACCTCAGCTTTAAGAACATGTGCAAGCTGAAGCCACTTCTGGAGAAGTGGCTCAACGATGCAG TTTGTGCAGAGAATCTGTCGTCTGACCTGGCCCTGTCCAGCCCTTGCGGCCTGGGGTCCCCCGGTCTGGGCATGGAGGGGCTCAACCGCCGACGCAAGAAGAGGACCAGCATCGAGACCAACATCCGCGTGGCCTTAGAAAAGAGCTTTCTGGAG CAGAACCAAAAACCTACCTCTGAGGAGATCACCATAATTGCTGACCAGCTcaacatggagaaggaggtgatCCGGGTGTGGTTCTGTAACCGTCGGCAAAAAGAGAAGCGGATCAACCCCCCCAGCAGCGGACACAGCATCACAGGGACAGGCAGCACCCCCATCAAAACCATCTTCACCCCCAATAGCCCCTTG GTGGCCAGTACGGCGAGCCTTGTGACCAGTAACACACCAACCACACTCACTTTAAACCCAGTGATGCCTCTCACCAGCACCAGCGTCTCCGGCCTGACCTTGACAG GCACGACGATCGGAGCGACCACAAACACGGCATCTGTCATCTCTACGGCACCCATGGTTACCGCGGTGACCAGCTCCACCTCGCTAAGCCCCTCCCCCACGGCCCTCCAGGCCACGGCAGCGGAGACGGATGGAACCCAGGAGCACACGGTGGTCATGCAGGCGCCATCGTCACTAGCAACCAATCTGGGGACAGGTCAGGTGATGGTGGCTGGACCGGGGCTGTCAGCGGCCCTGCAAGGAGCTGCCCAGTTACCCACCAGTTCTAGTTACGCCTCCATGGCTGGCCTTAACCCAGGACTGATGGCATCCTCACAGTTCACTCCTGG GGGGGCCTTGCTGAGCTTAGCTCCGGGTGGGCTTGGAGGGGCTATAAACCCCGCCATGTTGAGCAACAGCACCCTGGCCACCATCCAAGGTCTATGGAGCG CTCTGGCATCGGGTGGCACTCTCCCCATCACCTCGCTGGATGGGAGTGGTAACCTGCTGTTTGCTAACACCTCGTCCGGCAGCACCCCCAACCTGGTGCAGCCCCTCTTCCTGAACCCCCAGAACCTGTCCCTGCTCACCAGCAACCCCGTCAGCCTGGTGTCGGCCGGAGCCGCCGGGGGAGGGGCCCTGCAGGTCACAGCCAACCACCAGGTCACCACAGCGACCGTCCCAGTGCCCGCCTCCACCATCACCACTGCCTCCAAGGCCCAGTGA